A genomic window from Silene latifolia isolate original U9 population chromosome Y, ASM4854445v1, whole genome shotgun sequence includes:
- the LOC141632405 gene encoding uncharacterized protein LOC141632405, which translates to MGLFILILPYYLTGRVISPFAAVNEEMFVSEMLTAGNGWDMERISSLFLPFEMDRIVNIRVSQHRPSDIWYWRMEKDGVYTVKFSYKLLAGGGGGGVEMSGASDRSREMWLWKRLCLHLFKECWVAQKVWEGLGLEGEEGEGGGSIRDWVEERWRELGVREHSVFMVGFWALWEHRNNVIFESREVDPWVVIRRVGDVVAEMEGSAYEVIKGRRRKDMGSGSDGPRGWEPAPRGFVKVNVDAGVKEDEGVTLGLVCRGEKSDVLWGVSIVQDQVWEPHVAEAVAVLEGLKEALRTGYRDVVLESDCLQVVEARKKKLSGRSCFMLVIEEILLLCNSFNTVLWSFSSRVNNTVAHALAHIYPRNTGRMEWSDTLPPSANDAVLFDLSLLK; encoded by the exons ATGGGATTGTTTATATTAATATTACCTTATTACCTTACGGGACGAGTTATCTCCCCGTTTGCGGCTGTTAATGAGGAGATGTTTGTGTCGGAGATGCTGACCGCGGGCAATGGCTGGGACATGGAGCGGATATCGAGTCTTTTTTTGCCATTTGAGATGGACCGTATTGTTAATATTCGTGTGAGCCAACATCGGCCTAGCGATATATGGTATTGGAGGATGGAAAAAGACGGCGTGTACACGGTGAAATTTTCCTATAAGCTTCTtgctggggggggggggggtggtgtGGAAATGAGTGGTGCCTCTGACCGGAGCAGGGAGATGTGGCTTTGGAAGCGGTTATG CTTGCATTTGTTTAAAGAATGTTGGGTTGCACAGAAAGTGTGGGAGGGGCTCGGGTTGGAGGGTgaggagggagaaggagggggcagTATTCGCGACTGGGTGGAGGAAAGGTGGAGGGAGCTTGGGGTGAGGGAGCATAGTGTGTTTATGGTTGGTTTCTGGGCCTTGTGGGAACATCGGAATAATGTAATTTTCGAGAGCAGGGAGGTCGATCCTTGGGTGGTTATAAGAAGGGTGGGTGATGTGGTGGCTGAAATGGAAGGGAGTGCGTATGAGGTGATAAAGGGACGTAGGAGGAAGGATATGGGGTCGGGGTCTGATGGACCGAGGGGGTGGGAACCTGCTCCTAGGGGTTTCGTAAAAGTAAACGTCGATGCCGGGGTGAAAGAGGATGAGGGGGTAACTCTAGGCCTAGTGTGTCGGGGTGAGAAGAGTGACGTGTTGTGGGGTGTCTCTATAGTGCAGGACCAAGTTTGGGAGCCACATGTCGCGGAAGCAGTCGCTGTTCTTGAAGGCCTAAAGGAAGCTTTACGTACAGGCTACAGGGATGTGGTCCTCGAGAGTGATTGTTTACAGGTTGTGGAAGCGCGCAAGAAGAAATTATCTGGACGAAGTTGCTTTATGTTAGTTATAGAGGAAATCTTGCTTCTTTGTAATTCCTTTAATACTGTTCTTTGGTCTTTCTCTAGCCGTGTGAACAATACTGTTGCTCACGCTTTAGCGCATATTTATCCTAGAAATACTGGTAGAATGGAGTGGTCGGATACACTACCTCCGTCCGCGAACGATGCTgtattgtttgatttatcgttatTAAAGTAA
- the LOC141632406 gene encoding uncharacterized protein LOC141632406, with protein sequence MAVLQGLKEAKLAGFPFVVIESDCRGVIEDLKNQRPGRSELFLIYQDILQLCTSFSSISFTFVRRNFNRVAHGLAHSLPWVTGRRRWTTDFPDWLLSLVCDDLKVRN encoded by the coding sequence ATGGCGGTTCTACAAGGCTTAAAAGAAGCCAAGCTTGCTGGATTTCCCTTTGTCGTGATCGAGAGCGACTGTCGAGGGGTGATCGAAGATTTGAAGAACCAACGGCCTGGAAGGAGTGAACTGTTTTTAATTTATCAGGATATTTTGCAGCTTTGTACTTCGTTTAGTTCtatttcttttacttttgttcGTAGAAACTTCAATAGGGTGGCACATGGCCTTGCTCATTCCTTGCCATGGGTTACTGGTAGACGTAGATGGACTACGGATTTTCCGGACTGGTTGTTATCTTTGGTTTGCGATGATTTGAAAGTAAGGAATTAA